The Halomonas sp. KG2 genome contains a region encoding:
- a CDS encoding major capsid protein — translation MDLFELRTMLAAVERMPRPRRFLTTTFFGAEPIVATTQHIDIDIIKGNRRMAPFVLPNRPGSVVNRPGSVMRSYKPAYVKPKMPTRAGNLLTRQAGEHIYSARTPLERAGDQLGRDMQDLDDRISRREEWMIARALTTGQVHVIGDGVNDIIDYQMDAENLVTEATLWTAAGADPIADLRKYKRRVSKKSGRTANACVMSAEAADAFLDSEEVLKKLNTRRVDMGIIKPDQLPDGVTYLGYINDPGLDLYSYDEWFTPDSDSEEDESLLDDEPMIPAGGLIVGTTSSRNSMLYGAIEDVEAIEGGLFDVDRYPKSWTEKDPGVRWLMMQSAPIPGFHEPDAFVYAKVV, via the coding sequence ATGGACCTATTTGAACTCCGCACGATGCTAGCGGCGGTAGAGCGTATGCCGCGCCCGCGTCGATTCCTGACGACGACCTTCTTTGGTGCTGAGCCGATTGTGGCGACTACCCAGCATATCGATATCGATATCATTAAGGGCAATCGCCGCATGGCACCGTTTGTGCTGCCCAATCGCCCCGGTAGCGTTGTCAATCGCCCCGGCTCGGTAATGCGTAGCTATAAGCCTGCTTACGTGAAGCCGAAAATGCCGACGCGTGCAGGAAACTTGCTAACCCGCCAAGCAGGTGAACATATCTACTCGGCGCGTACTCCACTGGAGCGTGCGGGTGATCAGCTAGGCCGCGATATGCAGGATCTGGATGATCGTATCAGCCGCCGTGAAGAGTGGATGATTGCGCGGGCGCTTACTACTGGCCAAGTGCATGTCATCGGTGATGGCGTTAATGACATCATTGACTATCAGATGGATGCCGAAAACCTGGTGACCGAAGCCACGCTTTGGACAGCAGCTGGTGCCGATCCCATTGCTGACCTACGCAAGTACAAGCGTCGTGTCTCGAAGAAAAGTGGCCGTACCGCCAATGCCTGTGTAATGAGCGCGGAAGCGGCGGATGCTTTTCTGGATAGCGAAGAGGTATTGAAAAAGCTTAATACCCGCCGTGTTGATATGGGCATTATTAAGCCTGACCAGCTGCCGGATGGTGTCACCTACCTGGGTTACATCAATGATCCGGGCCTTGATCTGTACTCCTATGACGAATGGTTCACGCCCGACTCGGATAGTGAAGAAGATGAAAGCCTCCTGGACGATGAGCCGATGATTCCTGCCGGCGGTTTGATCGTGGGTACCACTTCGAGCCGCAACTCCATGCTGTATGGGGCTATCGAAGATGTGGAAGCCATCGAGGGCGGTCTGTTTGATGTCGATCGCTACCCGAAAAGCTGGACTGAAAAAGATCCCGGTGTTCGCTGGCTGATGATGCAGTCCGCACCGATCCCCGGCTTCCACGAACCTGACGCCTTCGTCTACGCCAAGGTCGTCTAA
- a CDS encoding head decoration protein, with protein MPGMTQTAHRHRQLVGGEFPIRFATVMIAAGEVLEQGSVLGEVTADEEYKLSASAAADGSEAPSVVLWEDVDATDGPVPAEVMLTGDLRSAALTLGEGHTIESVRKALRRWSLFVH; from the coding sequence ATGCCTGGCATGACGCAAACAGCCCACCGGCACCGTCAGCTGGTTGGCGGTGAATTCCCGATCCGATTCGCAACAGTGATGATTGCAGCGGGTGAAGTGCTCGAACAGGGCAGTGTACTTGGTGAAGTCACTGCCGACGAAGAGTACAAGCTGAGCGCGTCCGCCGCCGCTGATGGCAGTGAAGCGCCCAGCGTAGTCCTCTGGGAAGACGTAGACGCAACCGATGGCCCGGTGCCTGCGGAAGTAATGCTGACCGGAGACCTACGCTCAGCGGCGCTAACGCTTGGCGAAGGCCACACAATCGAGTCCGTGCGCAAAGCGCTGCGGCGCTGGTCGTTGTTCGTTCACTAA
- a CDS encoding S49 family peptidase, translated as MRTALELAAGRPWLITSEALDTVMAVADRQGDVEALETRLGRSLDNTRSVTVRDGVAVIPVTGPIFRYANLFTEISGATSTQVLATDFQTAFDDPAIKAIIPVFDTPGGEATGINELGDLIYNMRGRKPVVAYVSGMAASAGYWIASAADEVVVDDTAQLGSVGVVLSLRKREDRPGEKSYEIVSSNAPNKRPDLETEAGMAQLQARTDELASVFLYKVARNRGIPREEVNDRFRQGGIATGALAIEAGMADRLGSLESLIAELAGSSASNQPRSITMTTVKSTAELQAAIEAGTDPKTIQIAAAETVDTDKLRTEAAEAERQRCIGIQALAMPGFEKEVAAALANGDSVEATGLALFKAATDRGISLQSIKGDSTEAGTTTPPKDGDAAETERAQAVDAISKRWAK; from the coding sequence ATGAGAACCGCACTGGAACTAGCGGCGGGTCGCCCGTGGCTGATCACCAGCGAAGCGCTCGATACCGTGATGGCGGTGGCTGATCGTCAGGGCGATGTAGAAGCACTGGAAACACGACTAGGCCGCTCACTGGATAACACCCGCAGCGTTACTGTGCGCGATGGCGTGGCGGTGATTCCGGTGACCGGGCCTATCTTCCGCTACGCCAACCTGTTCACCGAAATCAGCGGGGCCACCAGTACCCAAGTGTTGGCGACTGACTTTCAGACCGCTTTCGACGACCCGGCTATCAAAGCGATCATTCCGGTGTTTGATACACCAGGTGGGGAAGCTACCGGCATCAATGAGCTGGGCGACCTGATTTACAACATGCGGGGCCGCAAGCCGGTGGTTGCCTACGTTAGCGGCATGGCCGCCAGTGCGGGCTACTGGATAGCCAGCGCCGCTGATGAAGTCGTGGTGGATGATACCGCACAGCTTGGCAGCGTAGGCGTGGTGCTGAGCCTGCGTAAGCGCGAAGACCGCCCCGGTGAGAAAAGCTACGAAATCGTATCCAGCAACGCGCCCAACAAGCGGCCCGACCTAGAGACTGAAGCGGGCATGGCGCAGCTGCAGGCGCGAACTGATGAGCTGGCCAGCGTGTTTCTCTACAAGGTGGCCCGCAACCGTGGTATCCCCCGTGAAGAGGTCAACGACCGTTTCCGCCAGGGCGGTATCGCCACTGGTGCGCTGGCGATCGAAGCGGGCATGGCGGATCGTCTTGGCTCGCTTGAATCCCTTATTGCCGAACTGGCCGGTTCCTCTGCCAGTAACCAACCCAGGAGCATCACTATGACCACCGTGAAAAGCACGGCAGAGCTGCAGGCAGCGATCGAGGCCGGTACCGACCCGAAGACAATTCAAATCGCCGCGGCTGAAACCGTCGATACCGACAAGCTGCGTACTGAAGCGGCTGAAGCTGAACGCCAGCGCTGTATCGGCATTCAGGCGTTGGCAATGCCCGGCTTTGAAAAGGAAGTCGCTGCGGCCCTGGCCAATGGCGACAGCGTAGAAGCCACCGGCTTAGCGCTGTTCAAGGCAGCCACAGACCGTGGCATTAGCCTACAGAGCATTAAGGGCGACAGCACTGAAGCTGGTACCACCACGCCGCCTAAGGATGGCGATGCTGCCGAAACTGAGCGCGCCCAGGCGGTGGACGCCATTTCCAAGCGCTGGGCTAAGTAA